The nucleotide sequence TTCGGTCACTTGCCGAACCGGACAGCCAAAATTGATGTCGACGACGCTGACTTTGTATTCCCGGGCCAGTCGCACGCCGACTTTGGCCATCGTTTCGGGATCGTTGTCCCAGATCTGAACGGCCAGCGGCCTGGCTTCCTCCGCGACGCCCCACAACCGATCCGGATGCTCCGCTTCGTTCTGGTCCATCCAGACAAACCCGCGAGCATTGACCATTTCGGTCGCCAACAATCCGGCACCACCGAACTGGCGAACGACCTCGCGAAACGCCGCATTGGTGAACCCCGCCATCGGGGCCTGTAAAATCGGCGGATCGACAACCAAGTCGCCGATACGCAGCGGTGGGGGTGGAAGCGGGCGATGAGACATCGAACCGAGATTCCGCAATCAAACGGTCACAAACGGATCACCAAGACGACGGTAAACCGACCGCAGCGATGGGCGTGGTGATCACAAGAAAAAGCACGTCGATCCATGCTAGGCCGATCCGGGAAGGCTGCCAATGCGTTTTTCCCGATCGGCCGCCGACGTTTTTGCTTGCCCGCCCCCGTTACCATGGTGAAGAAAGCCCGATTCGCTGGCACTCCCCACTCGCAACCGCGACGCAACCCTTACTTTTCACATTTCGCCCCGCCGTAAGCGTCTTTGCATCATTCGTTTCGCATCCTCCACCTGATCGCAGGCATCGATGAATTCCCGCCCTCGCACCGCCCGAATCGGACTCCGCTTCGGTTCGCTCCCCTGCCTTTCACTGACCTGGCTGGCCTTGCTGCTAAGCGGTTTCATCGTTCAGTGCCCCCGCTCTTTCGGCCAAGAAACAAACGCAAGCCACCGGCGTCCCAACGTGTTGGTTGCCATCTGTGATGACCAGTCGTATCCACACGCTTCGGCCTATGGCTACACCGCCGTATCAACACCCGCGTTTGATCGTGTCGCCGCGACAGGCGTCCGTTTTGACACTGCCATCACGCCGTCACCAGGTTGCTCGCCGATGCGAGCCGCCTTTTTGACCGGTCGCCCGATTTGGCAGATCGGTCCCGCGGGCACTCACGCATCCTCCTTTCCCACGCACCTACAAGTGTTTCCCGAGCTACTACGGGGGTCCGGCTATCACGTCGGATCAACCGGAAAAGGCTGGGGACCGGGACGCCACGATGGATGGCCGGACAATCCGGCCGGAAAGGTCTACAACAAACGCAAGCAGAAATCCCCCAGCGGCATTTCAGACAAAGACTACGCCGCGAACTTCGAAGATTTCTTGGCCGAGCGAGGACAAGACCAACCGTTTTGCTTTTGGTACGGCGGCCACGAGACGCATCGTGGTTATCAGCAAGGAATCGGCCGCCAGAATGGGATCAACGTCACCGCGGAACAACTGCCGCCGTTTCTTCCCGATGCACCGGAGATCCGAAGTGATGTGGCCGACTATCTGTACGAAATCCAGTGGTTTGATGACCACTTGCGACGCATGATGGAAAAGCTGGAAGCAATCGGTGAACTGCAAAACACACTGATCGTGGTGACCAGTGACAACGGAATGCCTTTCCCACGTGCCAAAGCCAACGTGTACGAATACGGGATCCACATGCCGTTGGCGATCAGTTGGCCCGATCGTATTGCGGCCGGACAAACCATCGATGCCCCCGTGTCTTTGATTGATGTGACACGCACCATTGTCGACGCCGCGTCGATTGATGCTGGTCAGTGTGAAGCCATGACCGGCACGAGCTTGCTGGGCGCGATGACCGGCGTCGATTCGGCCGCCTTGCCAACCGCCGCCTTCAGTGGTCGCGAACGCCATTCGTCGTCACGGTTCAACAGCCTTTCGTATCCCTGTCGATGCGTTCGCGATTCGCGTTTTCTATACATCCGAAATTTCAAACCCGAACGCTGGCCCGCCGGTACGCCCCAGAAATTCAGCTCGGCGTCCTACGATCGCAATGGCCGACTGATCAGGGCGGAGCCAGGCCCTGAACACGGTGGTTACCACGACATCGATAACGGTCCGACACTGGCCTGGATGATTGCCCACCGTGACGATCCGAATGTTCGCCCATTGTTTGACGCCGCTGTCGCCAAACGCCCTGCGGAGGAACTGTACGACGTCGTCACCGATCCGGGGTGCTTGAACAACCTGATCGGCGACGATGAATTCGCAGCCCAACACCAGCGTTTGTTGAAACGGCTGTCGTCTCATCTGGCCGCAACCGGCGACTTGCGTCAAACGGATCCATCGGCTGCGGATGTTTGGGAAACCTTCCCGCGTTTTTCCCCGCTGCGATGGTTTGCGACACCGGATTGGGCAAAACAGAACCCTGGATCCATTCCCGACATGCCATGGCTTGAGCAACGTCGGCCGAAGGCAAAAGGATCCGAGCAACCGCAGTAGCCCCGGCCGCGCTTCAGTTTTCTCTGTGCGACCTTTGCCCAGAAGACGGGGCGGATACGATGCCGTTGTGTGCATTGCCTGATCGGTACCCCAACGCGGTCACGATCCGAGACGGCCGTCAACAAGGTTGTCTTCTTGAAAGGTCATCCTTTCGCACGGTCCCCCGTATTTGCGCCATCCAGTGCATCGCTACCGGCATTCAAGATGCTCGGACAGCAGCGTTCTGTGTTTATCCATTCCGATTTTGTTCATGCCGATGTCGACTGACACTTATCACCAAACGGTTCAAAACGTTTATCGCGATGCTGCGTTGACCCCCGCGTCCAACTTGTGCTGTGTGCCACAGCGGCCGCAGTACCTGCCGGGACTCGTGATCCCGCCAATCATGCACGAGATGAACTACGGCTGTGGGTCGACGGTGCATCCCGAAGATTTCACACCGAACTGCACCGCGTTGTACGTCGGTGTCGGCGGCGGATTGGAAGCTTTGCAACTGGCCTATTTCTGTCGCCGCCCCGGCGGAGTCATTGCGGTCGATCCGGTCGCGGAAATGCGTCAAGCAGCAGCAAAAAACTTGGACTTGGCCGCGAAGGAAAACGACTGGTTCGATCCGTCTTTCGTTCGGATCGTCGACGGAGACGCTTTGAATCTGCCAGTCGACGACGACACGATCGATTTGGCCGCACAGAATTGCCTGTTCAACATTTTCACGGCGGACGGCGATCTTCAGAAAGCGCTAGCGGAAATGCACCGCGTATTGACCCCAGGCGGACGGCTGTCGATGTCCGATCCGATCACTCCCGTTCCTCTGCCACCGCACGTGAAAAACAACGAACAATGGCGAGCGGAATGTCTGTCGGGATGCCAGTTACTGGACGATTACCTGAATCAAATGGTGGATGCCGGCTTTGGTTCGATCGAAGTTCGCAAACGGACGCCGTACCGCATGCTGGACACGGTGACGTACCAGCTGAGGGAACCGATTCTGTTGGAAACGATCGAAGTCGCCGCCCACAAAACACAAGTGCCCCCGGACGGCGCCTGCATCTTTACCGGTGCAACCGCCGTGTATTTCGGCGACCAGCCACAACTGGACGACGGCAATGGGCATGTCCTGCAGCGGAATCTGCCTTACCCTGTTTGCGACAAAACGGCCGCCAATTTGAAAGCGCTGCAACGCAAGGATTTGGTTGTCACCGATCCCACATGGCATTACCAGGGCGGCGGGTGCTGCTGAATCAGCCCCAAATTCCGCAACGCCCGCATGTGAGTCCACTTGTGGCGTGCCCATTCGTAACAGTGCCATCAATCGACAATCCGATGCCCCAATCGAAATCAAAGCCGCTTGCCAACCGAATCGAATTGCCCTTGGTGCAATCGAACTCGTTTGATGCGCGAATGCGGGGCGGTCAGCTGAACGCAGCGAACAAGATTGAAATGCTGCAAATCAACATTGGTCTGGTTTGCAATCTGGCCTGCAAGCATTGCCACGTCGAATCGTCGCCCAAACGCACCGCTGCGTTGGACAACATGAATCGCCAAACGGCCGACCGGGTTTTGCAATGGCTGGCCGACAACCCGGGCATTCGGGTCGTCGACATCACCGGCGGCAGCCCGGAAATGAACCCCAACTTTCGCGACTTGGTTCAAGGCATTCGGTCACTGGGGATCACGGTCATGGACCGCTGTAATCCGACCATCATCGTTCACCAAGACGCCGACGGTAACGAACCCTATGGCTGGGTGCCGGACTTCTTGGCCGAACACTCGGTCGAAGTCGTCGCGTCGCTGCCCTGCTATCTTCCTGACAACGTTCGCAAACAGCGTGGCGTCCATGCGTTTGATGATTCCGTCGCGGGCCTGAAGCGATTGAATGATGTCGGCTACGGGGTCGACCCGCGTTTACAGCTCAACCTGGTTTACAACCCCGTTGGCGTTTCGCTTCCACCGCCCCAGGAACAACTGCAAGAAGATTACCGTCGCGAATTGCTGTCGCGTTACGGAATACGTTTCAACCAGTTGTGGACGATCACCAACATGCCGATCGCACGGTGGCGTGACTCGCTACAGAGATCCGGCCAACTTGATCAATACATGCAAACGCTGATCGCTGCCTTCAATCCAAGTTCCGTCGATCACTTGATGTGCCGGCACATGATCCACATCGACAGCCAGGGTCGGACGCACGATTGCGATTTCAACTTTGCCATGGGAATCCCCACGGCATCCTTGTCGGGATCGTATCTGTGGGATCACCGTTTGGAAGATTTAAGCGGTCGTCGTATCGCAACGGACGCTCATTGTTTTGGATGCACCGCGGGTGCGGGTAGCAGTTGTGGTGGGACGCTGACGTCTTCGTGAAATTGTCATTTCACGACGACAGTTCTAACCAGCGTTCTTCCGCTTCGGTCAATTGCTGATCTATGTCCGTGATTTGTTCGTGCAACTTGACCGCCTGGTCAGGATCCGTTTCGGTCAACAGTTGTTCGTTCAGTTTCCTTTTCTCGTCGTCCAGTCGCGCGATCTTCTTTTCCAAGTTCTTGATCTCTTTTTCGACTTTACGATTCTCTTGTTGGCTGCGGCGGTAATCGGTCGCTGTCTTTTTGCCTGACTTACCTTTGCCGGTGTTTTGCTTTCCGTCCTTGGTGTTCGCGACGTTTCGTTCACGTTCTTCGGCATCGATTTCGCCCTCGACGGACTGCAAATATTCGTCATAGTCGCCGAAATAGACTTTCACTCGCCCGTCACGGACTTCGATGACACGGGTGGCCACCCGCCGGACAAAGTGCCGGTCGTGGCTGGTGAAAATCACGGTGCCTTCGTACTGTTGCAGGGCATCACATAGGGCTTCGACGGTTTCGACATCCAAGTGGTTGCCCGGTTCGTCCAGCACCAAAACGTTGTCGCTGCCCAGCAACAGTGCGGCCATGCACACGCGGGCTCGTTCGCCACCGGACAGCACCTTGACCTTTTTGTTGATCGCTTCGTCGCGAAACAACAGCGTCCCCGCCATGGCCAACAAATCCTGCCGGGTCACCTCGGGATCACTGTTGTATTCCAGGTGTTCCAGAATGGATTGGCGTTCGTCCAGGCTGGTGTAAACGTGCTGGGCATAGGTGCCAATGTTCACACCGTGCCCCCATTTCATTTTGCCTTCGATCGGATCCAGCGAATGGACCAGGGTTCGCAACAAGGTTGTTTTCCCTTGTCCGTTGTCTCCCACGATCGCCACACGTTGGCCGTGTTCGATTTCAAATCCGATATCGGACGCCACGGTGTGATCGGGATACCCGATCGCCATGGCTTCGCAGCGAAAGGCGGTTCCGTTACGCGGCTGGACTCGTGGGGCACGGATCCGCACGACCGGTTCGTCGGTTTCCAATTCCACCGTTTGCAAACGTTCCAATTGCTTGGCTTTGCTGCGGGCTTGACTCGCCGTGGACGCGTTGGCTCGATTTTTGTCAATGAACCGCTGCAGTTGTTTCTGTTTGGCTTGCACGGTCGCATTGACCCGGCGGTCGTGTTCGCGTCGTTCTTCGCGATGTTCCAGGAACGAGTCAATTTTGCCCGAGAACATTGTCAGCTTTCCGCGTGACAATTCCAGTGTTTCGGTACAGGTGGCTTTCAAGAATTCACGGTCGTGGCTGACGATCAGCGCCGCCTTGTTGAAGTCACGCAAGAAGTGTTCCAACAGAATCTGGGTCCGCAGATCCAGAAAGTTCGTCGGTTCGTCCAGCATCAACAGGTTCGGGTCATGCAGCAACAAAGCCGCCAATTTGACCCGCGTCTGCCAACCACCGGACAATTCCTTGACCGGCCCTTCCAGGTAGGCCCCTTTCAGTTCGAAACGCCCCGCGACTTCGCCGCATTGCCATTCTTCGGCACCGCTGTCCCGCATCAGAAAGTCCAATGCTGATTCGCCGGGCTGGAACGGGGCGTGTTGCCGCAGGTATCCGATCCGCAAACTGGGGTGATGAATGACCTCGCCCTGTTCCAGTTCCTCCTCCCCCAGCAAGACCCGCAACAGCGTTGATTTCCCGGCACCGTTTCGACCGACGAATCCAACCTTTTTGTCGTCCACCAGCGACACCTCGGCGGCCTCCAGCAGCACCTGGTCGCCGAAGCGTTTATGGGCATCGCGGACTTGGATCAGAACGGCCATCGTTGGTTCAAAATTTCTCGGAACTAAGCTGTCATCAAGTGGATCGGCGACCACAATTGGCGACCGATCGATCAACCTATCAAGCTAAGTCCGATTCACAAGGTCGCGGTGAAGGGTTCGTCGGTGACAGTGTCCTGGGAAATCGAGCGAATCGGGCAGTGAATCGACTACCACGGGCGTGGTCCATTCCGTACAGTGGACCAGACCAACGACACGCGCATTCGCAACGCCCGTGTTTGCACACCGCATTCAAGCTTGACCACCGCGATCATCCCGTCCGTGTTGGGCCCCTGCCGCCGCCATGAATAGCTATAGCTTGGACTACATCGATGACCTGTACGTCCAATACGTTCGCGATCCGTCGAGCGTCTCTGAAACCTGGCGTCAGTATTTCGAGCAATTTTTGGTCGGTGCGGGTGCTCCCATTTCCACCGGTAACGCCGGGGGCAACGGAGCGGCCGGCAAGGCCGCGGCGGGCGGCAACGGTGCCGGCCACCTGACCGGCGACGGTTCGATGTCGGCAACCGCCCTACAGGCCCCCCCGGGATCGACGGGAAATGTGGTGGCCGACCAAGCACTTTGGATGGCCCGCATCCAAGACCGCATCGATCAACTGGTTCGGGAATATCGTGTCCGCGGGCACCTGATCGCTGATTTGGACCCGCTGGGGCTGAACCGACAGGACTGCCCCGAATTAAGCCCGGCCAGTCACGGACTTAGCGACGACGACCTGAAGCGTCCTTTCGACAGCAGCATTCTGGAAAACGTCACGGGCCCGACGCTGGACGTGATCCTTAGCAAGTTGCAGAACACGTATTGCCGGGGCATCGGCGCCCAGTTCATGCATATCGACAATCGCAACATCCGCGATTGGCTGCAAAAACGGATGGAAACGACCGAAAACCGTTTGGACCTGTCGCACGACGTCCAACGGCGGATCTATGCACGGCTGGCCGACGCGTCGATTTTCGAAGAATTCGTGCGCCGCAAGTTCGTCGGTGCCAAGACGTTTTCGCTCGAAGGCGCCGAAACGCTGATCCCGATGATCGACCTGGCTTTGGAAAAAGCGGGACAGCACAACGTCAAAGAAGTCGTCATGGGCATGGCCCACCGCGGCCGATTGAACGTGATGGCCAACATTCTGAAAAAGCGGGCCATGAACATCTTTTGGTCGTTCGACGATCCGCGGCCCGAACTTCACCGCGGCGGCGGCGACGTCCGCTACCACCTGGGCTACAGCAGCGACTGGACGACATCGGCCGGCGACTCGATCCATATCTCGCTGTGCTTCAATCCCAGTCACCTGGAATTCGTGAATACCGTCGCCCAAGGTCGTTCACGCTGCAAGCAAGACAATCGCGGCGATGATCGACGCGAAGAAGTGATGACGATCCTGATCCACGGCGACGCGGCGTTTGCCGGCGAAGGCGTGGTCCAGGAAATGTTGAACATGAGCCAACTGGAAGGCTATCGCACCGGCGGCACGCTGCACATCATCATCAACAACCAGGTCGGGTTCACCACGTTGCCACGCGACGGACGCAGCACCACCTATGCGACCGACGTCGCCAAGATGCTGCAGATCCCGATTTTTCACGTCAACGGCGAAGACCCCGAAGCGGTCGCTCAAGTCGTCAACTTGGCAATGGATTTCCGCAAGGCATTCCATCGTGACGTCGTGATTGACTTGTACGCCTTTCGCCGCTGGGGTCACAACGAGGGCGACGAACCGCGATTCACCCAACCGCGGATGTACAGCGAAATCGATCGCCGCGCCACGGTTCGCGAAAAATACCTGGAACGCCTGTTGTCGCTGGGCAAAATCACCGCCGAAGAAGCGGAAGAGATCAATCGCGAACGAACCGAAAAACTGGAAACGGAATTCGAAGCCAGCAAGAACGAACCGTTCGTTGCCGACACCCAAACTTTGGCGGCCAACTGGGCCGACTACCACGGCGGCCCCGAACCGGCCGACCCGGTCGACACCACCTATGACAAAGAACGGCTGGGACAATTGATCGACCGGTTGACCCGGTTGCCTGAGGGATTCTCTCAGCACAAAAAGCTAAAACGTCCGATGCAACAGCGTCGGGAAATGGCCGAGGGCAACCGGCGTGTTGATTGGGCCACTGCCGAAGCGGCCGCCTTTGCCAGTCTGTTGGTCGAAGGACATCCGATCCGCATCACCGGCCAAGATTGCGAACGCGGCACGTTCAGCCAACGGCACGCGGTTTTGCACGACGTAAAGACCGGCGAAACCTACACACCGCTGTCCCACCTGACCGACGACCAAGCCCGTCTGGAGCTTTACAACAGCCCGCTTAGCGAAGCGGGCGTGCTGGGCTTTGAATACGGTTATTCCCTGGACTGTCCCGGTGGCTTGGTCGCTTGGGAAGCACAATTCGGTGACTTTTGGAACTGTGCCCAAGTCATCGTTGACCAGTTCATCGCGTCGGCCGAAGACAAATGGAACCGGCTGTCCGGCCTGGTCATGTTGCTGCCGCACGGCTTTGAAGGCCAAGGCCCGGAACACTGTAGCGCCCGGATCGAACGTTTCCTTGCGATGGCGGCCGAAGACAACATCCAAGTTTGTCAGCCGACAACGCCGGCCCAGTACTTCCACCTGTTGCGTCGCCAAGTGCTGATGAAGTGGCGCAAGCCGCTGATTGTTCTGACGCCCAAAAGCCTGCTGCGACACCCGGAAGTGACCAGCCCGCTGAAAATCCTGGCCAAGTCTCACTTCAAAAAGATCCTTCCCGACCGAAAGGTTCGCTTAGAAGGCTGTCAACGTTTGCTGCTGTGCACCGGCAAGATCTATTACGACTTGCTGGATGCGCGTCAACAAAAAGAGCTCGACGGTGTTCCCATCATGCGACTGGAACAGCTTTATCCGCTGCAGGTCGACGAGTTCTTCGGCGCCTTGGAAGGATTGGCCGAGGGAAGCGAGATCGTTTGGGTCCAGGATGAACCCCGAAACATGGGCGCTTGGCCCTACCTGAAACTGAACTTCGGCGACCAACTGCTGCAGAAGTACAAGTTTCGGGAAGTCACCCGCAGCGAATCGGCCAGCCCCAGCACCGGCAGCATGGCCACCCACAAGCTGGAACAATCCGAATTGATCGAAGAAGCTTTCGCCGGATTGTCTTAAGACGACACGGCGTTGCTGATTCAT is from Crateriforma conspicua and encodes:
- the arsS gene encoding arsenosugar biosynthesis radical SAM (seleno)protein ArsS (Some members of this family are selenoproteins.); this translates as MPQSKSKPLANRIELPLVQSNSFDARMRGGQLNAANKIEMLQINIGLVCNLACKHCHVESSPKRTAALDNMNRQTADRVLQWLADNPGIRVVDITGGSPEMNPNFRDLVQGIRSLGITVMDRCNPTIIVHQDADGNEPYGWVPDFLAEHSVEVVASLPCYLPDNVRKQRGVHAFDDSVAGLKRLNDVGYGVDPRLQLNLVYNPVGVSLPPPQEQLQEDYRRELLSRYGIRFNQLWTITNMPIARWRDSLQRSGQLDQYMQTLIAAFNPSSVDHLMCRHMIHIDSQGRTHDCDFNFAMGIPTASLSGSYLWDHRLEDLSGRRIATDAHCFGCTAGAGSSCGGTLTSS
- a CDS encoding sulfatase family protein, with the translated sequence MNSRPRTARIGLRFGSLPCLSLTWLALLLSGFIVQCPRSFGQETNASHRRPNVLVAICDDQSYPHASAYGYTAVSTPAFDRVAATGVRFDTAITPSPGCSPMRAAFLTGRPIWQIGPAGTHASSFPTHLQVFPELLRGSGYHVGSTGKGWGPGRHDGWPDNPAGKVYNKRKQKSPSGISDKDYAANFEDFLAERGQDQPFCFWYGGHETHRGYQQGIGRQNGINVTAEQLPPFLPDAPEIRSDVADYLYEIQWFDDHLRRMMEKLEAIGELQNTLIVVTSDNGMPFPRAKANVYEYGIHMPLAISWPDRIAAGQTIDAPVSLIDVTRTIVDAASIDAGQCEAMTGTSLLGAMTGVDSAALPTAAFSGRERHSSSRFNSLSYPCRCVRDSRFLYIRNFKPERWPAGTPQKFSSASYDRNGRLIRAEPGPEHGGYHDIDNGPTLAWMIAHRDDPNVRPLFDAAVAKRPAEELYDVVTDPGCLNNLIGDDEFAAQHQRLLKRLSSHLAATGDLRQTDPSAADVWETFPRFSPLRWFATPDWAKQNPGSIPDMPWLEQRRPKAKGSEQPQ
- the arsM gene encoding arsenosugar biosynthesis arsenite methyltransferase ArsM produces the protein MSTDTYHQTVQNVYRDAALTPASNLCCVPQRPQYLPGLVIPPIMHEMNYGCGSTVHPEDFTPNCTALYVGVGGGLEALQLAYFCRRPGGVIAVDPVAEMRQAAAKNLDLAAKENDWFDPSFVRIVDGDALNLPVDDDTIDLAAQNCLFNIFTADGDLQKALAEMHRVLTPGGRLSMSDPITPVPLPPHVKNNEQWRAECLSGCQLLDDYLNQMVDAGFGSIEVRKRTPYRMLDTVTYQLREPILLETIEVAAHKTQVPPDGACIFTGATAVYFGDQPQLDDGNGHVLQRNLPYPVCDKTAANLKALQRKDLVVTDPTWHYQGGGCC
- a CDS encoding ABC-F family ATP-binding cassette domain-containing protein, whose product is MAVLIQVRDAHKRFGDQVLLEAAEVSLVDDKKVGFVGRNGAGKSTLLRVLLGEEELEQGEVIHHPSLRIGYLRQHAPFQPGESALDFLMRDSGAEEWQCGEVAGRFELKGAYLEGPVKELSGGWQTRVKLAALLLHDPNLLMLDEPTNFLDLRTQILLEHFLRDFNKAALIVSHDREFLKATCTETLELSRGKLTMFSGKIDSFLEHREERREHDRRVNATVQAKQKQLQRFIDKNRANASTASQARSKAKQLERLQTVELETDEPVVRIRAPRVQPRNGTAFRCEAMAIGYPDHTVASDIGFEIEHGQRVAIVGDNGQGKTTLLRTLVHSLDPIEGKMKWGHGVNIGTYAQHVYTSLDERQSILEHLEYNSDPEVTRQDLLAMAGTLLFRDEAINKKVKVLSGGERARVCMAALLLGSDNVLVLDEPGNHLDVETVEALCDALQQYEGTVIFTSHDRHFVRRVATRVIEVRDGRVKVYFGDYDEYLQSVEGEIDAEERERNVANTKDGKQNTGKGKSGKKTATDYRRSQQENRKVEKEIKNLEKKIARLDDEKRKLNEQLLTETDPDQAVKLHEQITDIDQQLTEAEERWLELSS
- a CDS encoding 2-oxoglutarate dehydrogenase E1 component; this encodes MNSYSLDYIDDLYVQYVRDPSSVSETWRQYFEQFLVGAGAPISTGNAGGNGAAGKAAAGGNGAGHLTGDGSMSATALQAPPGSTGNVVADQALWMARIQDRIDQLVREYRVRGHLIADLDPLGLNRQDCPELSPASHGLSDDDLKRPFDSSILENVTGPTLDVILSKLQNTYCRGIGAQFMHIDNRNIRDWLQKRMETTENRLDLSHDVQRRIYARLADASIFEEFVRRKFVGAKTFSLEGAETLIPMIDLALEKAGQHNVKEVVMGMAHRGRLNVMANILKKRAMNIFWSFDDPRPELHRGGGDVRYHLGYSSDWTTSAGDSIHISLCFNPSHLEFVNTVAQGRSRCKQDNRGDDRREEVMTILIHGDAAFAGEGVVQEMLNMSQLEGYRTGGTLHIIINNQVGFTTLPRDGRSTTYATDVAKMLQIPIFHVNGEDPEAVAQVVNLAMDFRKAFHRDVVIDLYAFRRWGHNEGDEPRFTQPRMYSEIDRRATVREKYLERLLSLGKITAEEAEEINRERTEKLETEFEASKNEPFVADTQTLAANWADYHGGPEPADPVDTTYDKERLGQLIDRLTRLPEGFSQHKKLKRPMQQRREMAEGNRRVDWATAEAAAFASLLVEGHPIRITGQDCERGTFSQRHAVLHDVKTGETYTPLSHLTDDQARLELYNSPLSEAGVLGFEYGYSLDCPGGLVAWEAQFGDFWNCAQVIVDQFIASAEDKWNRLSGLVMLLPHGFEGQGPEHCSARIERFLAMAAEDNIQVCQPTTPAQYFHLLRRQVLMKWRKPLIVLTPKSLLRHPEVTSPLKILAKSHFKKILPDRKVRLEGCQRLLLCTGKIYYDLLDARQQKELDGVPIMRLEQLYPLQVDEFFGALEGLAEGSEIVWVQDEPRNMGAWPYLKLNFGDQLLQKYKFREVTRSESASPSTGSMATHKLEQSELIEEAFAGLS